Proteins from a single region of Lysinibacillus sp. JNUCC-52:
- a CDS encoding DMT family transporter, producing MQGENRGKLGLLLGLVGVICFSLTLPFTSIAVAYFGATVVGLGRTVIAAIVVAVVFILKKQQLPTLRQFKSLLIVAIGVVFAFPLLTSWAMDSLPVSHGAVELALLPLATAGFAMFRAGEKPSLKFWISSLIGSLAVIGYAIYLGLGQLQFADFALLAAVIILGLSYAEGGLLAKELGSWQVIAWAIMMGAPFFIVPVVLNFSTDMLHAPLQAWFSFIYLAIVSQFLAYVAWYSGMAIGGIARVSQIQYLQPFLMILFATVFLDETITWFTFMIAVIVVIAVLVGKNAPVSKRGERLDN from the coding sequence ATGCAAGGGGAGAATAGAGGGAAGCTCGGTTTGCTCTTAGGATTAGTAGGTGTAATTTGCTTTAGCTTAACACTTCCATTTACAAGTATTGCTGTAGCTTATTTTGGAGCGACTGTCGTAGGGCTAGGAAGGACTGTTATCGCCGCTATTGTAGTTGCTGTTGTTTTTATATTAAAAAAGCAACAACTTCCTACTCTTCGCCAATTTAAAAGTCTTCTAATTGTTGCTATAGGTGTCGTTTTTGCTTTTCCGCTACTTACATCTTGGGCAATGGATTCCTTGCCCGTATCCCATGGAGCTGTGGAATTAGCTTTATTACCTTTAGCTACAGCGGGATTTGCTATGTTTAGAGCAGGTGAAAAGCCATCTTTAAAATTTTGGATATCGAGTTTAATTGGCTCATTAGCTGTTATTGGATATGCCATTTATCTCGGACTCGGACAATTACAATTTGCCGACTTCGCTTTACTGGCAGCGGTTATTATACTCGGACTTAGTTACGCAGAAGGAGGCCTATTGGCAAAAGAATTAGGAAGCTGGCAAGTGATTGCATGGGCAATAATGATGGGTGCTCCATTTTTTATCGTTCCAGTTGTACTCAATTTTTCAACTGACATGCTTCATGCACCATTACAAGCTTGGTTTAGCTTTATATATCTCGCGATTGTTAGTCAGTTTCTTGCATATGTAGCTTGGTATAGTGGAATGGCGATTGGCGGGATCGCAAGGGTAAGTCAAATTCAATATTTACAGCCGTTTTTAATGATATTATTTGCAACTGTATTTCTAGATGAAACCATTACTTGGTTCACTTTTATGATAGCGGTAATTGTTGTTATTGCTGTTTTAGTAGGAAAAAACGCGCCAGTATCCAAAAGAGGCGAAAGGTTAGACAATTAA